One Helicobacter cetorum MIT 00-7128 DNA window includes the following coding sequences:
- a CDS encoding YeiH family protein: protein MGSTNYKSYFLGLGVVGIIVALALYIAQFAFFKNNHISALLVGVLLGLLGSFIYPKYSHHLNSGVQLSAKKLLRLGVVLYGFKVSITEILSYGFSPLLIALIVVIVIFFIGVLLGNKLGLDKETSMLVSIGSAVCGAAAVLALEGVLKSKPFKSVIAVGTVIVFGLLSMFLYPFVYNLGIIPLNPMQEGVYIGATLHEVANVVGASSSINLEAEKVAITIKMVRVILLIPLLLGVSFYFSKNNSTTEKTKLQIPWFAFAFLGMVVVHSYLPLLTKDVLNPQTLENSFALLRQISEIFLIFAMSALGLQVDVKNFASSGGKAFLLALILLILLIGGGLFLVKWLV from the coding sequence ATGGGTTCAACTAATTATAAAAGTTATTTCTTAGGGCTTGGTGTTGTTGGAATTATTGTAGCACTCGCCCTTTATATCGCACAATTTGCGTTTTTTAAAAATAATCATATTTCTGCACTTTTAGTGGGGGTGTTGCTTGGACTTTTGGGGTCTTTTATCTATCCTAAATATTCTCATCATCTAAATAGTGGGGTGCAATTAAGTGCGAAAAAACTCTTGCGTTTAGGTGTAGTTCTCTATGGCTTTAAGGTAAGCATAACAGAAATTTTAAGCTATGGTTTTTCACCCCTACTAATTGCCCTAATTGTCGTTATTGTTATATTCTTTATAGGGGTGCTTTTAGGCAATAAGCTAGGACTTGATAAAGAAACCTCTATGCTTGTTTCTATAGGGAGTGCAGTTTGTGGGGCAGCAGCCGTGCTTGCCTTAGAAGGGGTGCTAAAATCCAAGCCTTTTAAAAGCGTTATAGCGGTTGGAACGGTTATTGTCTTTGGACTACTTTCTATGTTTCTATACCCTTTTGTCTATAATTTAGGCATTATCCCTTTAAACCCTATGCAAGAAGGCGTATATATCGGTGCGACCTTACATGAAGTAGCCAATGTTGTTGGGGCTAGTAGCTCTATTAACCTAGAAGCTGAAAAAGTAGCCATTACCATTAAAATGGTGCGTGTGATTTTACTTATCCCCCTATTACTTGGAGTTTCTTTTTACTTTTCAAAAAATAATAGCACTACAGAAAAAACCAAACTACAAATCCCATGGTTTGCATTCGCCTTTTTAGGTATGGTAGTGGTGCATTCTTATTTGCCCTTGCTTACAAAAGATGTCTTAAACCCTCAAACCTTAGAAAATAGTTTTGCTCTTTTGCGCCAAATTTCAGAAATTTTTCTTATTTTTGCAATGAGTGCCTTAGGACTTCAAGTAGATGTGAAAAACTTTGCCTCTAGTGGAGGTAAGGCTTTTTTACTAGCCTTGATTCTTTTAATCTTGTTGATTGGTGGGGGACTCTTTTTGGTTAAATGGTTAGTGTAA
- a CDS encoding CCA tRNA nucleotidyltransferase, translated as MFELDKEIKELFNLYEKSPYELYLVGGCVRDNLMGIMPKDYDLTTNAKPSESKEILLKHHFKVLETGIKHGTLTAFKNNKGYEITTFRIEKGHIKHRKPKKLAFSNSLIEDLKRRDFSMNAIAYSPTKGFIDPFKGQIAIKNQEIKCVGEAKKRFYEDALRILRALRFSASLGFKIEKNTQIAIFECKDLLKHLSKERLQSELNKLLMGKNAYEVIKEFKEIFELVIEEKIENLEFLKGANLNLELRLLGFFKHQQSLENLRYPKKTCTLFAKAKECHKAFLNIHNKTELKFLLKDYDLESFNLALEFYFLENYKHALKIKYLFNEVLNLNEPFKKEHLVLKGDTLKSLGYQNKKIGEILEKCLDLVIISPKSNSLEFLIEWVKSRY; from the coding sequence GTGTTTGAGTTAGACAAGGAAATAAAAGAGCTGTTTAATCTTTATGAAAAATCCCCTTACGAGCTTTATTTGGTAGGGGGGTGTGTGCGTGATAATTTAATGGGAATTATGCCTAAAGATTATGACCTAACTACAAATGCCAAGCCTAGTGAAAGTAAAGAAATCTTATTGAAACACCATTTTAAAGTGCTAGAAACCGGTATCAAACACGGCACACTTACAGCCTTTAAAAACAATAAAGGCTATGAAATCACGACTTTTAGAATTGAAAAGGGGCATATCAAGCACAGAAAGCCTAAAAAATTAGCTTTTAGCAATAGCTTGATAGAAGATTTAAAACGGCGTGATTTTAGTATGAATGCCATAGCTTATAGCCCTACAAAAGGGTTTATTGACCCTTTTAAGGGACAAATTGCAATTAAAAATCAAGAGATTAAGTGTGTGGGTGAAGCTAAAAAGCGTTTTTATGAAGACGCTTTAAGGATTTTAAGGGCGTTAAGATTTAGTGCGAGCTTAGGATTTAAAATAGAGAAAAACACTCAAATAGCCATTTTTGAGTGTAAGGATTTGTTAAAACACCTTTCAAAAGAACGCTTGCAAAGCGAATTAAACAAACTTCTTATGGGGAAAAATGCCTATGAAGTTATAAAAGAGTTTAAAGAGATTTTTGAATTAGTGATTGAAGAGAAAATAGAAAATTTAGAGTTTTTAAAAGGAGCTAATTTAAATTTAGAGTTAAGGTTGCTAGGGTTTTTTAAGCACCAACAGAGTTTAGAAAATTTACGCTACCCTAAGAAAACTTGCACTTTATTTGCTAAAGCTAAAGAATGCCACAAAGCCTTTTTAAATATCCATAATAAAACAGAGTTAAAATTTTTATTAAAAGACTATGATTTAGAGTCTTTTAATCTAGCCTTAGAATTTTATTTTTTAGAAAACTACAAACATGCCTTAAAAATCAAATACTTGTTTAATGAAGTGTTAAATTTAAACGAGCCTTTTAAAAAAGAACACCTAGTTCTTAAGGGCGATACACTCAAAAGTTTAGGCTATCAAAATAAAAAAATAGGCGAAATTTTAGAAAAATGCTTAGACCTAGTGATAATTAGCCCTAAAAGTAATTCTTTGGAATTTCTTATTGAGTGGGTTAAAAGTAGATATTGA
- the accD gene encoding acetyl-CoA carboxylase, carboxyltransferase subunit beta has product MGFADFFKNFKIDKLRKAPSKNEQPTHWIKCPKCYALMYYKEVFSKNHVCLKCHYHFRMNAMERLEFLCDAGSFEEFDKELRPNDPLNFVDKESYKQRVKKYETKTGRPSSVISGEATINRMPLQIVVFDFSFMGGSLGSVEGEKIVRAINRAVAKREALLIVSASGGARMQESTYSLMQMAKTSAALNRLSEAKLPFISLLSDPTFGGVSASFAFLGDLIIAEPGAMIGFAGARVIKQTIGADLPEGFQTAEFLLEHGLIDMIVHRKDLRKTISDLIAMTTHANIKGF; this is encoded by the coding sequence ATGGGCTTTGCAGACTTCTTTAAGAATTTTAAAATAGATAAATTGCGAAAAGCACCAAGTAAAAATGAGCAACCAACGCATTGGATTAAATGCCCTAAGTGTTATGCTTTGATGTATTATAAGGAAGTGTTTTCTAAAAATCATGTGTGCTTGAAATGCCATTATCATTTTCGTATGAATGCTATGGAGCGTTTGGAGTTTTTGTGCGATGCAGGGAGCTTTGAAGAGTTTGATAAGGAATTGCGTCCTAATGACCCTCTTAATTTCGTAGATAAAGAGAGTTATAAGCAACGAGTTAAAAAGTATGAGACTAAGACGGGTCGTCCTAGCTCAGTTATTAGTGGTGAGGCTACAATCAATCGCATGCCTTTGCAAATTGTGGTGTTTGATTTTAGCTTTATGGGGGGGAGTTTAGGCTCAGTTGAGGGGGAAAAAATCGTGCGAGCTATCAATAGGGCGGTTGCTAAAAGAGAAGCACTCTTAATTGTTTCAGCAAGTGGGGGTGCTAGAATGCAAGAATCCACTTATTCTTTAATGCAAATGGCAAAAACAAGTGCGGCTCTAAATAGACTTAGTGAGGCTAAATTGCCTTTTATTTCGTTATTGAGCGACCCTACTTTTGGGGGAGTTAGTGCGTCTTTTGCATTTTTAGGGGATTTGATTATTGCAGAACCTGGAGCAATGATTGGCTTTGCTGGAGCTAGAGTGATTAAGCAAACCATTGGAGCAGATTTACCAGAGGGCTTTCAAACGGCTGAGTTTTTATTAGAGCATGGCTTAATTGATATGATTGTGCATAGAAAAGATTTGCGTAAAACCATAAGCGATTTGATTGCAATGACTACACATGCGAATATAAAGGGTTTTTAG
- a CDS encoding DUF1104 domain-containing protein has translation MKDIKKTLIFIFMVALGFQAIQARDFSKLNDKELLKLAGSLPSSEAIDYRMEVSKRLKALNTEDAKKFRASFSRMAKKNLSKMSEEDFKKMREEVRKELEKKTKGLSAEEIKSKGLDVSVCSGDVRKVWCKAKKIEDEGHCAPTKGC, from the coding sequence ATGAAAGACATTAAAAAAACCCTTATTTTTATTTTTATGGTTGCACTAGGTTTTCAAGCTATTCAAGCTAGAGATTTTTCTAAGCTTAATGATAAAGAGCTTTTAAAACTAGCTGGAAGTCTTCCTTCTAGTGAGGCGATTGATTATCGTATGGAAGTGTCTAAACGCCTTAAAGCCTTGAATACTGAAGATGCTAAGAAGTTTCGTGCGAGTTTCAGTAGAATGGCTAAAAAAAATCTTTCAAAGATGAGTGAAGAAGATTTTAAAAAAATGCGTGAAGAAGTGCGTAAAGAATTAGAAAAGAAGACTAAAGGCTTAAGTGCTGAAGAAATCAAGTCTAAGGGGCTTGATGTGAGTGTGTGTAGCGGTGATGTGAGAAAAGTTTGGTGCAAGGCTAAAAAGATTGAAGATGAGGGGCATTGTGCGCCTACTAAAGGGTGTTAG
- a CDS encoding outer membrane beta-barrel protein, which translates to MGRIESKKRLKAVIFLASFAGVLLANTDNTLEKMPFFKTKNHIYLGFKLGTGAGTRTTMWQQAYKNNPTCPNDACYGEKLQAHYKGNQDLSYSFQVGDEISIDKYHILGLRVWGDIQYANAQLGKKVGGNTKLANKNYNPSDLRAYDPNTGQQGALILQETKSPQNFLFNNGHFMAFGLNLNVFVNIPIDVILKQSLKLKKMLFLKMGIFAGGGVEYAILWSPKWENQNTQQNDKFFSAGGGFFVNFGGSLYVGRHNRLNVGLKIPYYSLNAQSWKNFGSSNVWQQQTMRQHFKTFRNQEIFVSYAYLF; encoded by the coding sequence ATGGGTAGAATTGAATCAAAAAAGCGTTTGAAAGCGGTTATTTTTTTAGCTAGTTTTGCAGGGGTTCTTTTGGCAAACACCGATAATACCCTAGAAAAAATGCCTTTTTTTAAAACTAAAAATCATATTTATTTAGGCTTTAAATTAGGCACAGGGGCTGGCACACGCACTACAATGTGGCAGCAAGCCTACAAAAATAATCCTACTTGTCCTAATGATGCTTGTTATGGCGAAAAATTACAGGCTCATTATAAGGGGAATCAAGACCTATCCTATAGTTTTCAAGTTGGCGATGAAATATCCATAGACAAATATCACATTTTAGGATTAAGAGTGTGGGGGGATATACAATATGCTAACGCTCAATTAGGGAAAAAAGTGGGGGGCAACACTAAACTTGCTAACAAAAATTATAACCCTAGTGATTTAAGGGCGTATGACCCTAATACGGGGCAACAAGGCGCTTTAATTTTGCAAGAGACCAAAAGCCCCCAAAACTTCCTTTTTAATAATGGGCATTTCATGGCGTTTGGGCTTAATCTCAATGTGTTTGTGAATATTCCTATTGATGTGATTTTAAAACAATCTTTAAAGCTTAAAAAAATGTTGTTTTTAAAAATGGGTATTTTTGCTGGGGGTGGAGTAGAATACGCAATATTATGGAGTCCTAAATGGGAAAATCAAAATACACAGCAAAACGATAAGTTTTTTTCAGCTGGTGGAGGGTTTTTTGTGAATTTTGGGGGTTCTTTGTATGTGGGGAGACATAATCGCTTGAATGTAGGGTTAAAAATCCCTTATTATAGTTTGAATGCACAAAGTTGGAAAAATTTTGGTTCTAGTAATGTGTGGCAACAACAAACCATGCGCCAACATTTTAAAACCTTTAGAAATCAAGAAATCTTTGTGAGCTATGCGTATTTGTTTTAG
- a CDS encoding tRNA dihydrouridine synthase, with translation MDFKNNPKKWLFLAPLAGYTDLPFRSVVKKFGVDVTTSEMVSSHSLVYAFDKTSKMLEKSSLEDNFMAQISGSKESVVKEAVEKINALGHVSGIDFNCGCPAPKVANHGNGSGLLKDLNHLVKLLKIIRENTTKKITSVKVRLGFDKKIPTEIAQALNDAPIDYVVVHGRTRSDRYQKDKIDYESIALMKEILKVPVMANGEIDSVKKAFEVLKKTNANGLMIGRAALRAPWIFWQIRNNTTELPAVVKKDLVLEHFDKMVEFYGERGVVMFRKNLHAYAKGEMGASAFRNCVNTLTEIKSMRESIEEFFSQEMLQSEVPLWVELNQKSV, from the coding sequence ATGGACTTTAAGAATAATCCTAAAAAATGGCTTTTTTTAGCCCCCTTGGCTGGTTATACAGACTTGCCTTTTAGAAGTGTGGTGAAAAAATTTGGCGTAGATGTTACGACAAGTGAAATGGTTAGTTCGCATTCGCTCGTGTATGCGTTTGATAAGACTTCTAAGATGTTAGAAAAATCTAGCCTAGAAGACAACTTTATGGCACAAATTTCAGGCTCTAAAGAAAGTGTTGTTAAAGAAGCGGTTGAAAAAATCAATGCCTTAGGACATGTAAGTGGGATTGATTTTAATTGCGGTTGTCCAGCACCTAAAGTGGCTAATCATGGTAATGGTAGCGGGTTATTAAAAGATTTGAATCATCTTGTAAAACTCTTAAAAATTATTAGAGAAAACACGACTAAAAAAATCACAAGCGTGAAAGTGCGTTTAGGCTTTGATAAAAAAATCCCTACAGAAATCGCTCAGGCTTTAAATGATGCTCCGATTGATTATGTAGTCGTGCATGGAAGAACACGAAGTGATAGGTATCAAAAAGATAAGATTGATTATGAAAGCATTGCTTTAATGAAAGAAATTTTAAAAGTGCCTGTTATGGCAAATGGCGAAATTGACAGCGTTAAAAAAGCTTTTGAAGTGTTAAAAAAGACTAATGCTAATGGGCTGATGATAGGGCGAGCAGCTTTAAGAGCCCCTTGGATATTTTGGCAAATTAGAAATAATACCACCGAGTTACCAGCCGTAGTGAAAAAAGACTTGGTTTTGGAGCATTTTGATAAAATGGTGGAGTTTTATGGAGAAAGGGGGGTGGTGATGTTTAGGAAGAATTTGCATGCTTATGCTAAGGGTGAAATGGGGGCGAGTGCTTTTCGTAATTGTGTCAATACCCTTACAGAGATAAAAAGCATGCGAGAGAGCATAGAAGAATTTTTTAGTCAAGAGATGTTGCAAAGTGAAGTGCCATTATGGGTAGAATTGAATCAAAAAAGCGTTTGA
- the rlmH gene encoding 23S rRNA (pseudouridine(1915)-N(3))-methyltransferase RlmH, with amino-acid sequence MRCVVYSITKGSSIELLETYKKQCKQFSCELELIDLLPKSVLNAQKVSKELAQNSYSLVFEPYLNPKAKNIALHPRGKRGSSHVFSKILQDTLNINFFIAGAYGFEENFLRRCETWSLSEMTFSHEVAKVVLCEQIYRALSIIYQHPYHK; translated from the coding sequence ATGCGTTGCGTGGTGTATTCTATTACCAAAGGTTCATCTATAGAGTTGCTTGAAACTTATAAAAAACAATGTAAGCAATTTTCTTGCGAATTAGAATTGATAGATTTACTTCCCAAATCAGTGCTAAACGCACAAAAGGTTTCTAAAGAGTTAGCTCAAAATTCTTATTCTTTAGTTTTTGAGCCATATCTTAACCCTAAAGCAAAAAATATTGCCTTACACCCTAGAGGTAAAAGGGGTAGTAGCCATGTGTTTAGCAAAATTTTGCAAGATACACTTAATATTAATTTTTTTATTGCTGGAGCATACGGGTTTGAAGAGAATTTTTTAAGGCGTTGCGAGACTTGGAGCTTGAGTGAGATGACTTTTAGCCATGAAGTGGCTAAAGTTGTGTTATGTGAACAAATCTATCGGGCTTTAAGTATCATTTATCAGCACCCATATCATAAATAG
- the recO gene encoding recombination protein RecO produces MQGFLLETRSIKDEDLIVSVITESELKTLYRFYGKRHSILNVGRKIDFEEENDDKFLPKLRNVLHLGYLWEREMERLYYWQRFCVLLKKHLEGVHNLDRIYFDTLDKGAIKLSKQHPLRVMLEMHAILLDFEGRAQIEGTCFLCEEQLKEDVALAQGFVLAHPHCLKSKSFKLEKIERLFRTQSSIHLEIHELEELWRTLNLGF; encoded by the coding sequence ATGCAAGGATTTCTTTTAGAAACAAGAAGTATAAAAGATGAAGATTTAATCGTTTCTGTTATCACAGAGAGCGAATTAAAAACCCTATATCGTTTCTATGGCAAACGCCATAGTATTCTAAATGTTGGGCGCAAAATTGATTTTGAAGAAGAAAATGATGATAAATTTTTGCCTAAATTAAGAAATGTCTTACATTTAGGCTACTTATGGGAAAGAGAAATGGAGCGCTTGTATTATTGGCAACGCTTTTGTGTGCTACTTAAAAAGCACTTAGAAGGCGTGCATAACCTAGATAGAATCTATTTTGATACTTTAGATAAAGGCGCTATTAAGCTTTCTAAACAGCATCCCTTAAGAGTTATGTTAGAAATGCATGCGATTCTTTTAGATTTTGAGGGGCGTGCACAAATAGAGGGGACATGTTTTTTATGCGAAGAGCAACTTAAAGAAGATGTAGCTTTAGCGCAAGGATTTGTTCTAGCACACCCACATTGTCTTAAGTCTAAAAGTTTTAAACTAGAAAAAATAGAACGCTTATTTCGCACTCAAAGTAGCATTCATTTAGAAATACATGAGTTAGAAGAATTATGGCGCACACTTAATCTAGGGTTTTAA
- the queC gene encoding 7-cyano-7-deazaguanine synthase QueC, which produces MKQEICVLSFSGGQDSTTLAVWATKHFKKVYLVGFDYAQKHSIELECATKIASLLQLPYEIIKLDFLESITHSALFKSSKDLIKNSHTQHKDLPSSFVPNRNAIFITLLHSYAQKLGASNIALGVSQADFSGYPDCKEDFIKSIENSLNLGSNTHITIHTPLMFLTKAQEFQMAKDLGILDLIIKETHTCYHGERKTLHAYGYGCNECPACKLRKKGYEEFQSNL; this is translated from the coding sequence ATGAAACAAGAAATTTGCGTTTTAAGCTTTAGTGGCGGACAAGATAGCACTACTCTAGCTGTATGGGCAACAAAGCACTTCAAAAAAGTCTATTTAGTAGGATTTGATTATGCACAAAAACACTCTATAGAATTAGAATGTGCTACAAAAATCGCTTCTCTTTTACAACTTCCCTATGAAATCATCAAATTAGATTTTTTAGAAAGTATCACACACTCCGCCCTTTTTAAAAGCTCTAAGGATTTAATAAAAAATTCACACACCCAGCATAAAGACTTACCCAGCTCTTTTGTGCCTAATCGTAATGCGATTTTTATCACACTTTTACATTCTTACGCTCAAAAACTAGGGGCTAGTAACATTGCCTTAGGGGTTTCACAAGCGGATTTTAGTGGCTACCCTGATTGTAAAGAAGATTTTATTAAAAGTATAGAAAATTCACTTAATCTAGGCTCAAATACCCATATCACTATTCATACCCCCCTAATGTTTTTGACTAAAGCACAAGAATTTCAAATGGCTAAAGATTTAGGAATCTTAGATTTAATCATTAAAGAAACGCACACTTGCTATCATGGCGAGCGAAAGACTTTGCATGCTTATGGTTATGGTTGCAATGAATGCCCCGCATGCAAATTAAGAAAAAAAGGCTATGAAGAGTTTCAATCAAACTTATAA
- a CDS encoding LysE/ArgO family amino acid transporter — protein sequence MLVFLKGFSLALSLNAAIGAQTLFIIEQGIAKNHVFLICLICFVCDIFLMSAGVFGVGSFLAKNPYVALILSLCGALFTGYYALMALLGLLKTFQAKKTQTFRTLSLRKTLLFTLAVSLLNPQIYLEMVFLIGASALPFDNTNKLIFLIGALCSSLVWLVLLGNLSFRYGSILLNNKKAFIGMNVLILIVMGAICATLMRDFLIALERL from the coding sequence ATGCTAGTTTTTTTAAAGGGTTTTAGTTTAGCCCTTTCTTTGAATGCCGCCATAGGAGCACAAACTCTTTTTATTATAGAGCAAGGTATCGCTAAAAATCATGTGTTTTTAATCTGTTTGATATGCTTTGTTTGTGATATTTTTTTGATGAGTGCTGGAGTTTTTGGCGTGGGCTCGTTTTTAGCCAAGAACCCCTATGTAGCCCTAATTTTAAGCTTATGTGGAGCGCTCTTTACGGGCTATTATGCCCTTATGGCACTTCTAGGACTTTTAAAAACCTTTCAAGCTAAAAAGACTCAAACTTTTAGAACCCTATCATTAAGGAAAACTTTATTATTCACTTTAGCGGTTAGCTTGCTTAACCCTCAAATCTACTTAGAAATGGTATTTCTTATTGGTGCGAGTGCACTCCCATTTGATAATACCAACAAACTTATCTTTTTAATTGGCGCACTCTGTTCTTCCTTAGTATGGCTTGTTTTACTTGGGAATTTATCCTTTCGCTATGGCTCCATTTTACTCAATAATAAAAAGGCGTTTATAGGCATGAATGTTTTAATCCTAATAGTTATGGGGGCTATTTGCGCTACTTTAATGAGAGATTTTTTAATCGCCCTAGAAAGGCTATAA